Proteins encoded in a region of the Paenibacillus sp. E222 genome:
- a CDS encoding alanine--glyoxylate aminotransferase family protein, which produces MSQQYKGNIPLTLSEYDTLTQLLSRLLNTKYPPVIIPGEAILGIEAVAAGISAPGRTIVNVVTGPYGSLFGQWLERGGATVIEVKVPFDEVVPVEKVTAAIEKYQPSALSFVQAEVVTGGSNPAEEIIKIARAHNLITVSDSVSAIGGEPLLVDEWGVDFVAVGAQKALAGPNGISAVSISPRGWEFLESNAHAPRNSILSLLDLKPPGDGAAPVRVPPNIPTLEARALILALTAIESEGLEQVIKRHEQAALSAIAGIQALGLEPWQKDNRTYSTLTTTVRIAGEEKLLIDQPIGIVAPGDGELFGQLLRINHFGVNASLAGVEEAVATIAALLNQDHEQAVQAVRLVWGG; this is translated from the coding sequence ATGAGCCAACAATATAAAGGAAACATACCCCTTACCCTGTCGGAATACGATACGCTTACGCAATTGCTCTCCAGGCTTTTGAATACAAAGTATCCTCCGGTGATCATCCCGGGTGAGGCTATCTTGGGGATAGAGGCCGTGGCAGCTGGAATATCTGCACCGGGGCGTACGATTGTCAATGTCGTAACAGGGCCTTATGGCAGTTTGTTTGGTCAGTGGCTTGAACGCGGAGGGGCAACGGTTATTGAAGTCAAAGTTCCTTTTGATGAAGTTGTACCTGTGGAGAAGGTTACTGCTGCGATTGAAAAGTATCAACCGTCCGCTTTATCCTTTGTTCAAGCAGAGGTGGTTACAGGCGGGTCGAATCCAGCAGAAGAAATTATAAAGATTGCGCGTGCCCATAACCTGATTACAGTGAGCGACTCTGTCTCAGCGATTGGGGGAGAGCCTCTGCTGGTCGATGAATGGGGTGTTGATTTTGTAGCGGTGGGTGCACAAAAAGCCCTAGCCGGGCCTAACGGCATCAGCGCAGTAAGCATTTCGCCGCGTGGATGGGAATTTCTCGAATCCAATGCACATGCACCGCGCAACTCCATCCTGTCTTTGCTTGATCTGAAGCCACCCGGCGATGGAGCTGCACCCGTCCGCGTTCCTCCCAACATTCCAACGCTGGAAGCCAGAGCACTGATTTTGGCTTTGACAGCTATTGAGTCTGAAGGATTGGAGCAGGTGATCAAGCGTCATGAACAGGCTGCGTTATCTGCTATAGCGGGAATTCAGGCTCTGGGTCTGGAGCCTTGGCAAAAAGATAACAGAACATATTCGACACTGACTACGACGGTTCGAATTGCAGGGGAGGAGAAGTTGCTTATCGATCAGCCGATCGGCATCGTTGCTCCGGGGGATGGAGAACTTTTTGGTCAGCTTCTGCGAATTAATCATTTTGGAGTTAATGCTTCCTTAGCAGGTGTGGAGGAAGCTGTTGCGACTATTGCGGCATTATTGAATCAGGACCATGAGCAAGCAGTCCAGGCTGTTCGTCTCGTTTGGGGGGGATGA
- a CDS encoding ABC transporter ATP-binding protein has protein sequence MELALQVQNVTVQYGDFTALDNITLNLQRHTTLGLVGESGSGKSTLARVIAGLITPDEGQVLLGDQQLKKRRSREQYKSIQMIFQNPDASLNPKHSIRQILAEALLFHRIVDRSQVEKRSRELLARVQLESRALDKYPHEFSGGQRQRIAIARALSVEPSLLIADEPTSALDVSVQRSVLDLFNSLKREFNLTLLFISHDLGVIHAISDTVAVMRQGKLVEISPKDQFFTRPEMAYSRELLSAVPKMPKSSSLGGLYEPTI, from the coding sequence ATGGAACTAGCTTTGCAAGTTCAGAATGTAACGGTTCAATATGGTGACTTCACTGCGCTGGACAACATCACACTAAATCTTCAGAGGCATACCACGCTTGGTCTTGTTGGTGAGTCCGGTTCGGGCAAATCGACCCTTGCAAGGGTTATTGCCGGGTTAATTACGCCGGATGAGGGGCAGGTTTTGTTGGGGGATCAGCAATTAAAGAAGAGGAGAAGTCGTGAGCAGTATAAAAGCATACAGATGATCTTCCAAAATCCGGATGCTTCACTGAATCCCAAACATTCCATTCGGCAGATTCTTGCTGAAGCGTTGTTGTTTCATCGCATTGTAGACCGTTCACAGGTGGAGAAAAGATCCAGAGAGCTCCTGGCCCGTGTTCAGTTGGAAAGCAGGGCACTGGACAAGTATCCGCATGAATTTTCCGGCGGTCAGCGCCAACGGATCGCCATTGCACGTGCTTTAAGCGTAGAGCCGAGTCTGCTGATTGCGGATGAGCCTACGAGTGCACTCGATGTTTCCGTGCAGCGGAGTGTGCTCGATCTGTTCAATTCACTTAAGAGAGAATTTAATCTTACGTTACTGTTCATTTCCCATGATCTCGGAGTTATCCATGCTATCAGTGATACGGTAGCAGTCATGCGGCAGGGTAAGCTGGTGGAGATTAGTCCCAAAGATCAATTCTTCACACGGCCAGAAATGGCCTACAGCCGAGAGCTGCTGTCTGCAGTTCCAAAGATGCCGAAATCAAGTTCTTTAGGAGGTTTATATGAGCCAACAATATAA
- a CDS encoding ABC transporter ATP-binding protein codes for MSTEPILEVKALSLSTKSNQTLVQDVHFSLGRGESLGLVGESGSGKSLTLRSILGLLPSGVEQTGGTIRSDVNSAMVFQDPRGALDPLCPVVKQLAEVVYYRQKLSRKASRVAALELLELLGLPDSLKREDRYPSQLSGGQCQRVVIALALACKPGILLCDEPTTALDVTVQRQIMETIQRLQRELGFAMVFVTHNLAIAATLCSKLCVMKQGRIVEHGDSLGLLQNPRDSYTQMLINSVLPLPKLEGSE; via the coding sequence ATGTCCACTGAACCGATTCTTGAAGTCAAGGCGCTATCTCTGTCAACCAAGTCAAATCAAACATTAGTTCAAGATGTACATTTCTCGCTCGGCAGAGGGGAGAGCCTGGGGTTAGTAGGTGAATCCGGCTCTGGTAAATCACTAACTCTTCGTTCGATTCTGGGACTGTTACCAAGTGGTGTGGAGCAGACGGGCGGAACCATTCGGAGTGACGTGAACAGCGCCATGGTGTTTCAAGACCCGAGAGGTGCGCTCGATCCGCTCTGTCCCGTTGTCAAACAGCTGGCGGAAGTTGTTTATTACAGGCAAAAGTTAAGCAGGAAGGCCTCTAGGGTAGCAGCGCTAGAATTACTTGAACTGTTGGGGCTCCCCGACTCGTTGAAGCGTGAGGACCGATACCCTAGCCAGCTGTCAGGTGGGCAGTGTCAGCGGGTAGTCATTGCACTGGCCCTGGCGTGCAAGCCAGGCATTCTGCTCTGTGATGAGCCAACAACGGCGCTGGACGTTACTGTGCAGCGTCAAATTATGGAGACGATCCAGCGTTTGCAGCGGGAACTGGGATTCGCCATGGTCTTTGTAACACATAATCTGGCGATTGCAGCGACGCTGTGCTCAAAGCTGTGTGTGATGAAGCAGGGGCGGATTGTGGAGCACGGGGATTCTCTTGGCCTTTTGCAAAACCCGCGAGATTCTTACACCCAGATGCTCATTAACTCGGTGCTTCCTTTACCGAAGCTTGAAGGGAGCGAATAA
- a CDS encoding ABC transporter permease, which produces MKTIRIEPQLYEDSQNTSLMNRILKTPTLLVGSVMFAVLIILAVIIPWVSPYDPSEQNLSAFLQPPSAEHWLGTDQLGRDLFTRLIYAARTDLSIMVLAEIVPFCLGVFLGMLAGYYGKWIDKIISLITDTFIAFPFYLIVIIVAFASGAGERGIYITFMLVGWIVFARVVRGLSASYRKQEWIASAQTLGLPGIRIILRHLLPNVLPQAIVVLMTDMVGLLVAIVTLGYLGIGIAPPTPDWGTMISDGQSFITTAWWLSAVPGFAVVYTGIALSLVGDGLADVWRKK; this is translated from the coding sequence ATGAAAACGATACGAATTGAACCTCAGTTATATGAAGACAGCCAAAACACCAGCCTCATGAACCGCATATTGAAAACTCCTACCCTGCTAGTGGGAAGTGTGATGTTTGCCGTGCTGATCATCTTGGCTGTAATCATACCGTGGGTGAGTCCTTATGACCCTTCGGAGCAAAATTTGAGTGCCTTTTTGCAACCTCCGTCTGCTGAACATTGGTTGGGCACAGACCAACTGGGACGTGATTTGTTCACTAGACTGATTTATGCCGCGCGAACCGATTTGAGCATTATGGTGCTGGCGGAAATTGTACCCTTTTGCTTGGGTGTATTTCTAGGGATGCTCGCAGGGTATTACGGAAAATGGATTGATAAGATCATATCGTTGATTACGGATACATTTATCGCTTTCCCTTTTTATCTAATTGTCATTATTGTGGCTTTTGCCAGCGGAGCAGGTGAGCGGGGGATTTATATTACGTTTATGCTCGTTGGCTGGATTGTCTTTGCCCGTGTTGTCAGAGGGCTGAGTGCATCGTACCGCAAGCAGGAATGGATCGCATCCGCACAGACGTTAGGCTTGCCGGGAATACGAATTATCCTTCGTCATCTCCTGCCTAATGTATTGCCTCAGGCAATCGTTGTCCTCATGACGGATATGGTGGGGCTGCTGGTGGCGATTGTTACGCTTGGATACCTGGGCATTGGCATCGCACCACCGACCCCGGATTGGGGCACGATGATCTCGGATGGACAATCCTTTATCACGACAGCCTGGTGGCTCTCGGCAGTTCCGGGATTTGCAGTCGTTTACACGGGAATTGCTTTGTCGCTTGTCGGTGATGGATTGGCCGATGTATGGAGGAAAAAATAA
- a CDS encoding ABC transporter permease, producing the protein MKKFWLISTVGRALAVILCVMTAVFFLIRMVPGDPAKMILGEYSTPEAVESMHHALGLDLPLGEQFIRFVKTLFTKGDTGNSIINGTSTRELIADRAPVTLLLIAMACVLAIVIALVLATLAATHKDKLLDHLIRIFPTVTLGMPIFWVGILLILLLSVHLHWFPVGGAGEGWWGTLYSLTLPAITVAFSQIPTLVRSLRAQMLEVLESDFVVTLKAARLPSRVILFKHVLRNAALPTLILLGVNISYLIGGTLVVEQVFGIKGIGSLLFSSISKRDFPVIQGIALYCAVSVVIISLLIELLSRWLDPRTKGKP; encoded by the coding sequence ATGAAGAAGTTCTGGTTGATCAGTACGGTGGGAAGGGCGTTGGCAGTGATCCTTTGTGTGATGACAGCAGTCTTTTTTCTCATCAGAATGGTTCCAGGAGATCCTGCCAAAATGATTCTTGGCGAGTACAGCACCCCCGAGGCCGTTGAGAGCATGCACCATGCTCTCGGGCTGGATCTGCCTCTGGGGGAACAATTCATACGGTTTGTGAAGACACTGTTCACTAAGGGGGATACCGGCAACTCCATTATTAACGGAACTTCCACTAGAGAATTGATTGCTGATCGTGCACCCGTTACCTTGCTGCTCATTGCCATGGCATGTGTATTGGCAATTGTCATTGCACTTGTGCTTGCTACACTGGCTGCTACACACAAGGATAAGCTGCTGGATCATTTGATACGTATTTTTCCTACGGTAACGCTAGGTATGCCAATCTTCTGGGTTGGCATCCTTTTGATTCTGCTGCTGAGTGTTCATCTTCACTGGTTTCCCGTTGGTGGAGCCGGTGAAGGGTGGTGGGGCACCTTGTACAGTTTGACACTTCCCGCCATTACCGTAGCTTTTTCACAGATTCCAACATTGGTTCGTTCATTAAGAGCCCAGATGCTTGAAGTGCTGGAATCTGATTTTGTAGTTACATTGAAGGCTGCGAGATTACCGAGCCGGGTCATTCTATTCAAACATGTCCTGCGCAATGCGGCGCTTCCGACGCTGATCCTTCTTGGCGTTAATATCTCTTATCTCATTGGCGGCACATTGGTCGTTGAACAGGTATTTGGTATCAAGGGAATTGGCAGTCTTTTGTTTAGTTCCATTTCCAAACGGGATTTCCCGGTCATTCAAGGCATAGCCCTTTACTGTGCTGTATCTGTCGTGATCATCAGTCTCCTGATAGAGCTTCTGTCCAGGTGGCTTGATCCCAGAACGAAAGGAAAACCATGA
- a CDS encoding ABC transporter substrate-binding protein codes for MSQFKLSTRKSLWVGALAVLLLVIVSGCSGSTNDPAPNAAAQPGTSQGTDENSKTDETATGGTFVYGRPASVTSFDLHNQITSNNAFAIDKVFESLVAFDSKGEIVDWLAKSHNISDDGLTYTFVLRDGLKFSNGTDVTAEDAVFSLERHLKVGGPLAISAKVDTIKAKDNHTLVITLKEPYTPFISELSNFSNGIIPNNFGGVTEEEFFKKPVGTGPFVVEQWDPAGDVTFTKNTHYWQEGKPSVDKLVYKLIEDDSQSINQLKAGEVDAIESLALQNADEIKNGADTSVATNGSWVTEQLFFNTLDKHFSDVHVRRALALALDRDGLTKALTFGYAQTANSLLPTTIPYNSNDTLKALNFDVNAAKAELAKSAFPDGFTTKLLVASGNSTRAQEAQIIQAAGKQIGINIEIESIELATFRERFFAYDFAAMLNSGQADSPEANSIIAFQTDPDGFSKSYWTHYTNDEVTKLLYKGQQTPDGDVRAEIYSKLLQTLADEVPYIPLYYPDILIGVRSSVDGIVVLPNGSVRFEDVRIQK; via the coding sequence ATGTCACAGTTTAAATTATCAACCAGAAAGTCATTATGGGTAGGAGCGTTAGCCGTTCTATTATTGGTAATTGTTAGCGGTTGCTCCGGATCGACCAATGATCCCGCTCCCAATGCAGCAGCCCAGCCAGGCACGAGCCAAGGTACGGATGAAAATTCAAAGACGGACGAGACTGCAACGGGGGGGACTTTTGTATATGGTCGGCCGGCTTCCGTAACCTCGTTTGATTTGCATAATCAGATTACATCGAACAACGCTTTCGCCATTGATAAAGTATTTGAATCTCTGGTTGCTTTTGATAGCAAAGGCGAGATTGTGGATTGGCTTGCCAAGTCGCATAACATCAGTGATGACGGTCTGACGTATACGTTTGTGCTGCGTGATGGCTTGAAGTTCTCCAACGGCACAGATGTTACGGCAGAGGATGCCGTATTTTCGCTGGAGCGGCATTTGAAGGTTGGTGGCCCATTGGCAATATCCGCGAAGGTGGATACGATCAAAGCCAAAGATAACCACACACTGGTAATTACACTTAAAGAGCCGTATACGCCGTTTATTTCTGAGCTGTCCAACTTCTCGAACGGTATTATTCCGAACAATTTTGGCGGAGTTACCGAGGAAGAATTTTTCAAGAAACCGGTAGGTACAGGACCGTTTGTAGTTGAGCAGTGGGACCCTGCAGGCGATGTGACCTTTACGAAGAACACTCACTACTGGCAAGAAGGAAAGCCATCGGTTGATAAGCTTGTTTACAAGCTGATAGAAGATGACAGCCAATCAATCAATCAATTGAAAGCAGGAGAAGTGGATGCGATTGAGTCGCTTGCCCTGCAAAATGCCGATGAAATAAAAAATGGTGCAGATACATCTGTTGCAACCAACGGCAGCTGGGTGACAGAGCAATTGTTCTTTAATACGCTGGATAAGCATTTTTCCGATGTGCATGTTCGTCGGGCATTGGCTCTGGCACTTGATCGTGACGGTCTGACCAAAGCGCTTACCTTTGGTTATGCACAGACCGCTAATTCATTGCTGCCAACAACGATTCCTTACAATTCGAATGATACGCTCAAGGCACTGAATTTTGATGTAAATGCAGCCAAAGCGGAACTGGCCAAATCGGCCTTCCCTGATGGATTTACTACAAAACTGCTTGTAGCTTCAGGCAACAGCACCAGAGCGCAAGAAGCGCAAATCATTCAGGCAGCGGGTAAACAAATTGGCATTAACATCGAGATTGAATCGATTGAACTCGCTACCTTCCGTGAACGATTCTTTGCTTATGATTTCGCAGCGATGCTGAACAGTGGGCAAGCCGATTCTCCGGAAGCGAACTCAATCATTGCGTTCCAGACTGACCCTGATGGTTTCAGTAAATCTTACTGGACGCATTACACCAATGATGAAGTAACCAAGCTTTTGTATAAAGGCCAACAAACACCGGACGGCGATGTCCGTGCCGAAATATACTCCAAACTGCTTCAAACGCTTGCCGATGAAGTGCCTTACATTCCGCTGTATTATCCGGATATTCTGATTGGCGTTCGTTCTTCAGTAGATGGCATTGTTGTTTTGCCTAACGGCAGTGTGCGTTTTGAAGACGTTCGTATTCAGAAATGA
- a CDS encoding iron-containing alcohol dehydrogenase — protein MATHAYYVPPVNLMGRGCLYEAGKMIEKMGIRKALVVSDRRLISSGVAEHVLSVLRKSGLDYVIYDEVQPNPTCQNVHDGLQVFQDHGCDAIISIGGGSPQDAAKAIGIVATNGGHIRDYEGLHQSKHKSVPLVAINTTAGTSSEVTMNYVITDEERKVKMVMVDRNSLVDLSVNDPELMLSKPASLTAATGMDALTHAVEAMVTPGGFTVTSATAAAAVELIFEYLPRAVRDGSDLEAREHMTYACFLGGIAFNNAGLGYVHAMAHQLGGVYDLPHGVCNAMLLPYVEELNAKHVPGKFRHIAKAIGMDVKGRSDEECSDYVIEAIRQLSKEVGIPEKLSELGVKDPDVELLADNAMKDACAPGNPYQPSRDEVMELFRKII, from the coding sequence ATGGCAACACACGCTTATTATGTTCCGCCCGTGAACTTGATGGGCAGAGGGTGTTTATACGAAGCAGGCAAGATGATTGAGAAAATGGGTATTCGCAAAGCGCTTGTTGTAAGTGATCGTCGATTGATCTCTTCCGGCGTTGCTGAACACGTGCTGTCTGTACTAAGAAAATCAGGGTTAGACTATGTGATATATGATGAGGTTCAGCCCAATCCAACCTGTCAAAATGTACATGACGGACTTCAGGTATTTCAGGACCATGGCTGTGACGCTATTATATCGATAGGCGGAGGTTCACCTCAGGATGCTGCCAAAGCGATTGGCATTGTAGCAACCAACGGTGGACATATCCGTGATTATGAAGGCTTGCATCAATCGAAACACAAGTCCGTGCCGCTTGTTGCCATTAACACAACGGCTGGCACGTCGAGTGAGGTGACCATGAACTACGTGATTACAGATGAGGAACGCAAGGTGAAAATGGTGATGGTGGATCGAAACAGTCTCGTTGACCTGTCGGTGAATGACCCGGAACTAATGCTGAGCAAGCCGGCCAGTCTTACTGCCGCCACGGGCATGGATGCATTGACTCATGCGGTGGAAGCCATGGTGACGCCTGGAGGGTTCACCGTGACGAGTGCAACAGCGGCGGCTGCCGTTGAGCTGATCTTTGAATATTTACCCAGAGCCGTCAGGGACGGCAGTGATCTGGAAGCAAGAGAGCATATGACGTATGCGTGTTTTCTTGGCGGGATTGCTTTTAACAATGCAGGTCTGGGTTATGTTCATGCGATGGCCCATCAACTTGGTGGCGTCTATGATCTGCCGCATGGGGTATGTAACGCGATGTTGCTCCCTTATGTAGAAGAATTGAATGCAAAACATGTGCCGGGTAAATTCCGTCATATTGCCAAAGCCATCGGTATGGATGTAAAGGGTAGAAGTGATGAGGAATGTTCAGATTACGTTATTGAGGCCATAAGACAGCTTTCCAAGGAGGTAGGCATTCCTGAGAAGCTGTCTGAATTGGGTGTGAAAGACCCGGATGTTGAACTGCTGGCGGATAACGCCATGAAAGATGCCTGTGCACCGGGAAATCCGTATCAACCTTCCAGGGATGAAGTCATGGAGCTGTTCCGCAAAATCATATAA
- a CDS encoding GNAT family N-acetyltransferase, protein MLVLLDQPSQRKQLAPFISGTNGHVVMGGVLAGLQRGRVYADQLLAPKSALIWAKNEMFYLIGRSDTENFNSLVREVLVQELLPAALDAGEDMLNLEVYPEPGSDWSPVLHHMFNGRLQEGLRVPFQFNLVKYEQWLQRSSSSLFVPPGYELQVIDRAVTLQDKSCIIEQEILKFWHSMEDFFQYGAGTCTVYEGQVVGTCISVFVRGIHHETGIHTYDSIHRGKGLATAMASAYVQSVLERNCVPHWTTEDFRHDSIAIAGKLGFDQGRAYPVYYMPIQELLNC, encoded by the coding sequence ATGTTGGTTTTACTGGATCAACCGTCCCAAAGGAAACAATTGGCGCCCTTCATCTCGGGTACGAACGGGCATGTGGTCATGGGTGGAGTACTTGCAGGACTTCAACGCGGGCGTGTCTATGCAGACCAGCTTCTTGCTCCGAAAAGTGCACTGATTTGGGCCAAAAACGAAATGTTTTATCTGATCGGAAGATCGGATACTGAAAACTTCAATAGTCTTGTCAGGGAGGTACTCGTTCAGGAGCTATTGCCTGCAGCATTAGATGCTGGCGAAGACATGCTGAATCTTGAAGTTTACCCCGAGCCAGGCTCGGATTGGTCTCCAGTCCTGCATCACATGTTCAATGGGCGTTTGCAAGAAGGATTGAGAGTTCCTTTTCAATTCAATCTTGTGAAGTATGAACAGTGGCTGCAACGCAGTTCCAGCTCCTTGTTTGTTCCTCCCGGATATGAGCTTCAAGTTATCGATCGAGCGGTAACGCTACAGGACAAAAGCTGTATCATTGAGCAGGAAATTTTGAAATTCTGGCATTCGATGGAGGACTTCTTCCAATACGGAGCAGGAACATGCACGGTATATGAAGGGCAGGTTGTAGGTACATGTATCTCAGTGTTTGTCAGGGGCATTCACCATGAAACAGGCATTCACACCTATGATTCGATACACCGTGGCAAGGGTCTGGCTACGGCCATGGCAAGCGCTTATGTGCAATCCGTTCTGGAACGGAATTGTGTTCCACACTGGACGACAGAAGATTTTCGTCATGATTCCATTGCGATAGCGGGTAAGCTTGGCTTTGATCAAGGCAGAGCCTATCCCGTCTATTACATGCCGATTCAGGAGCTTCTAAATTGCTGA
- a CDS encoding M3 family oligoendopeptidase has protein sequence MKFSEYTYTRPDLEHIKTSFRELLSGFEAATTVEEQSGYMDKINALRSDFETQAQLVYIRHSIDTNDTFYKEENEFLDESSPIIQEYITDYYRALVNSKFRAELEQKWGSQLFQLADLSLKTFSPEIIEDLQKENKLSTEYNQLIASAKIPFEGEERTLPQLHPFELSTDRSMRERASEARYTFMAEHEAEFDRIYDELVKVRTQIAKKLGYPSYVELGYDRMNRTDYNAEMVSNFRAQVRDYIVPVATKLRERQRSRIDVDTLYFYDQGFSFKTGNPTPKGDADWIIDNGKKMYAELSPETDTFFQMMTDNELMDLVSKKGKQGGGYCTFLNDYKVPFIFSNFNGTSGDIDVLTHEAGHAFQVYESRHFEVPEYNWPTYESAEIHSMSMEFFTWPWMELFFKEDTDKYKFDHLSSGLLFIPYGVAVDEFQHFVYANPDATPTERKQAWRNIEKTYLPHINYKDNAYLEQGGFWHKQGHIFSSPFYYIDYTLAQICAFQFWKRSNQDMKSAWADYLTLCKAGGSLSFTGLVELAGLNSPFEDGCVSSVIGDIEAWLDAVDDKAL, from the coding sequence ATGAAATTTAGTGAGTATACGTATACACGTCCCGATCTGGAACACATCAAAACGTCATTCCGTGAGCTTCTGAGTGGTTTTGAAGCCGCAACTACGGTTGAAGAGCAGAGCGGATATATGGACAAAATTAACGCTTTGCGCAGTGACTTTGAGACTCAGGCACAATTGGTCTACATCCGTCATTCCATTGATACCAATGATACATTTTACAAAGAAGAAAATGAATTTCTGGATGAAAGCTCTCCGATCATTCAAGAATACATCACCGATTATTATCGGGCATTGGTAAACTCCAAATTCCGTGCTGAACTGGAACAAAAATGGGGCTCACAGCTGTTCCAGCTGGCGGATCTGTCCCTGAAAACATTCAGCCCGGAAATTATCGAGGACCTTCAGAAAGAGAACAAACTTTCCACGGAATACAACCAGCTGATTGCTTCGGCCAAAATTCCGTTTGAAGGTGAAGAACGCACATTGCCGCAGCTGCATCCGTTTGAGTTGTCCACGGATCGCTCCATGCGGGAACGCGCATCCGAAGCAAGATATACGTTCATGGCTGAACATGAGGCTGAATTCGATCGCATATACGACGAATTGGTGAAAGTGCGTACACAGATCGCGAAGAAGCTGGGATATCCATCGTATGTGGAACTTGGCTATGACCGGATGAACCGTACGGATTACAACGCGGAGATGGTGTCCAATTTCAGAGCACAAGTCCGTGATTATATCGTGCCTGTAGCGACGAAGCTCAGAGAGCGTCAGCGCAGCCGGATTGATGTGGATACCCTCTATTTTTACGATCAGGGCTTCAGCTTTAAGACAGGGAACCCGACACCTAAAGGCGATGCCGACTGGATCATTGACAATGGTAAGAAAATGTATGCTGAATTATCACCGGAAACAGATACGTTTTTCCAGATGATGACCGACAATGAATTGATGGATCTGGTGAGCAAAAAAGGCAAGCAGGGCGGGGGCTATTGTACCTTCCTGAATGATTACAAAGTGCCGTTTATTTTCTCCAACTTTAACGGTACCTCGGGCGATATCGACGTATTGACACATGAAGCGGGTCATGCGTTCCAGGTCTATGAGAGCCGTCACTTCGAAGTGCCTGAGTACAACTGGCCGACATATGAATCCGCAGAGATCCATTCCATGAGCATGGAATTCTTCACCTGGCCGTGGATGGAATTGTTCTTCAAGGAAGATACGGACAAATACAAGTTTGATCACCTGTCTTCCGGACTGCTCTTCATTCCTTACGGCGTAGCAGTCGATGAATTCCAGCATTTTGTCTATGCCAATCCGGATGCAACACCAACGGAGCGCAAGCAGGCTTGGCGCAATATTGAGAAGACCTATCTGCCGCACATCAATTACAAGGATAACGCCTATTTGGAACAAGGCGGATTCTGGCACAAACAGGGTCATATCTTCTCGTCGCCATTCTATTACATTGACTACACGCTGGCACAAATCTGTGCATTCCAGTTCTGGAAACGCAGCAATCAGGATATGAAGTCCGCGTGGGCTGACTACCTGACATTGTGTAAAGCCGGAGGAAGCCTGTCCTTCACAGGATTGGTAGAACTGGCAGGTTTGAATTCTCCGTTTGAAGACGGCTGTGTATCCTCCGTCATCGGTGATATCGAAGCCTGGTTGGATGCAGTAGACGATAAAGCGCTGTAA
- a CDS encoding glycoside hydrolase — MGLKMKKRSGKKAWMLLVMSLLIAAVPITASAASDSTAYAKLNFSNNKYYIFNNSWGSSSVSGWSQSVYVNSNTDLGYVWNWPTTAGGVKAYPSLVSGWHWTEGYTPGSGLPTRLSANKSINTGVSYSKASNTNGEYNNAYDIWLHDIGNATWSSTPTEEIMIWNEWTSGVGPIGSKVFSDVSIGGQTYDLYRGEITDNGVHQWWVYSFLKKSKSPNNFSINVKNFTDYLISKSYFTNSKYVSSVEYGTEITKGSGQINYSNWYVNVQ, encoded by the coding sequence ATGGGTTTGAAGATGAAAAAAAGATCAGGCAAGAAAGCATGGATGCTGCTGGTCATGTCACTACTGATTGCGGCCGTTCCAATTACAGCCAGCGCAGCATCGGATTCCACAGCGTATGCCAAACTTAATTTCAGTAACAACAAGTATTATATTTTCAACAATAGCTGGGGAAGCTCAAGTGTCAGTGGCTGGTCCCAGTCCGTGTATGTGAACAGCAATACTGATCTGGGTTACGTTTGGAACTGGCCAACGACTGCGGGTGGGGTCAAAGCTTATCCTTCACTGGTCAGTGGCTGGCACTGGACAGAGGGCTACACACCAGGCAGTGGACTGCCAACGCGATTGTCTGCGAACAAGAGTATCAATACCGGCGTAAGTTATTCTAAGGCGTCCAACACTAATGGGGAGTATAATAACGCGTATGATATCTGGCTGCATGATATCGGCAATGCGACCTGGTCAAGCACACCCACCGAGGAGATCATGATCTGGAACGAATGGACTTCTGGTGTTGGGCCTATCGGTTCCAAAGTATTCTCGGATGTATCCATTGGTGGACAAACCTATGATCTGTATCGCGGCGAGATTACCGACAACGGAGTGCATCAATGGTGGGTATACTCGTTCCTGAAAAAGTCAAAATCTCCTAATAACTTTAGCATCAACGTCAAAAACTTTACCGATTATCTGATCTCCAAAAGTTACTTTACCAACAGCAAATATGTCAGCAGTGTTGAATATGGAACCGAGATTACGAAAGGCAGCGGCCAGATCAATTACTCTAACTGGTATGTGAACGTTCAGTAA